The Symphalangus syndactylus isolate Jambi chromosome 23, NHGRI_mSymSyn1-v2.1_pri, whole genome shotgun sequence genome has a window encoding:
- the LY6G6F gene encoding lymphocyte antigen 6 complex locus protein G6f: MAVLFLLLLLCGTPQAADNMQAIYVALGEAVELPCPSPPTLHGDDHLSWFRSPAAGSFTTLVAQVQVGRPAPDLGKPGRESRLRLLGNYSLWLERSKEEDAGRYWCAVLGQRHNYQNWRVYDVLVLKGSQLSARAADGSPCNVLLCSVVPSRRMDSVTWQEGKGPVRGRVQSFWGNEAALLLVCPGEGLSEPRSRRPRIIRCLMTHNKGVSFSLAASIDASPALCAPSMGWDMPWILMLLLTMGQGVVILALSIVLWRQRVRGAPGRDASIPQFKPEIQVYENIHLARLGPPAHKTR, encoded by the exons ATGGCAGTCTtattcctcctcctgctcctatGTGGAACTCCCCAGGCTGCAG ACAACATGCAGGCCATCTATGTGGCCTTGGGGGAGGCAGTGGAGCTGCCATGTCCCTCACCACCTACTCTACATGGGGACGACCACCTGTCATGGTTCCGCAGCCCTGCAGCAGGCTCCTTCACCACCCTGGTAGCCCAAGTCCAAGTGGGCAGGCCAGCCCCAGACCTTGGAAAACCAGGAAGGGAATCCAGGCTCAGACTGCTGGGGAACTATTCTTTGTGGCTGGAGAGATCCAAGGAGGAAGATGCCGGGCGGTACTGGTGCGCTGTGCTAGGTCAGCGCCACAACTACCAGAACTGGAGGGTGTACGATGTCTTGGTGCTCAAAG GATCCCAGTTATCTGCAAGGGCTGCAGATGGATCCCCCTGCAATGTCCTCCTGTGCTCTGTGGTCCCCAGCAGACGCATGGACTCTGTGACCTGGCAGGAAGGGAAGGGTCCCGTGAGGGGCCGTGTTCAGTCCTTCTGGGGCAATGAGGCTGCCCTGCTCTTAGTGTGTCCTGGGGAGGGGCTTTCTGAGCCCAGGAGCCGAAGACCAAGAATCATCCGCTGCCTCATGACTCACAACAAAGGGGTCAGCTTTAGCCTGGCAG CCTCCATCGATGCTTCTCCTGCCCTCTGTGCCCCTTCCATGGGCTGGGACATGCCTTGGATTCTGATGCTGCTGCTCACAATGGGCCAGGGAGTTGTCATCCTGGCCCTCAGCATCGTGCTCTGGAGGCAGAGGGTCCGTGGGGCTCCAGGCAGAG ATGCCTCGATTCCTCAGTTCAAACCCGAAATCCAGGTCTATGAGAACATCCATTTGGCCCGTCTTGG CCCACCTGCCCACAAGACCAGGTGA
- the LOC129473242 gene encoding lymphocyte antigen 6G6e-like: MLQLYKSRDLGVQITSPRFLSLCLAMGTSGIFLCVLFLCGTLGLTMSPARRRLRCYTCSFAKPCYPVPTECRDYEACGISIGTSDQSEIIERKSCLPRAQCPLPGYATYWLHSYTLRHHCCEQDLCNTATSPQQLTSLLASLPLLVASFTGRGHLLH; the protein is encoded by the exons ATGCTCCAACTCTACAAATCCCGGGATCTTGGGGTGCAGATCACCTCTCCCAGATTCCTGAGCCTGTGTCTGGCCATGGGCACCTCTGGCATCTTCCTCTGCGTCCTGTTCCTCTGTGGGACACTGG GTCTCACCATGTCCCCCGCCCGGCGAAGGCTCCGCTGCTACACCTGCAGCTTCGCCAAACCCTGCTACCCTGTTCCCACCGAGTGTCGGGACTATGAAGCTTGTGGCATCAGTATTGGCACCTCAG ACCAGAGTGAGATCATTGAGCGAAAAAGCTGCCTCCCAAGGGCCCAGTGTCCTCTGCCGGGCTATGCCACCTACTGGCTGCACTCCTACACTCTGCGGCACCACTGCTGCGAGCAGGACCTGTGCAACACGGCCACTTCCCCACAGCAGCTCACCAGCCTCCTCGCCTCCCTGCCCCTCCTTGTGGCCAGCTTCACTGGGAGAGGACACCTCCTCCACTAG